A single genomic interval of Pseudochaenichthys georgianus chromosome 3, fPseGeo1.2, whole genome shotgun sequence harbors:
- the LOC139432967 gene encoding uncharacterized protein — protein MLKNTGRMAVRCPICNSSYRALSKHLQRNHGVRNLDERKILLLLANGRTNIRLHPCTILGCEYRGTRLDRHLARDHVELAREELHVVQNQMKMTVAKKELYELRMTNPTIEMITAWAVDTVADDDILSQPPPLSPVNECDNPDCKEWRLQANAVRAQRDIYAAEVKSLRCKLQQRIKDKRQRMDQRAGDMPAFDGEERERVILKKRPRPESTPTRLSKSKGPSCSKSPIPACSTSPIPACSKSPTGSHTHSSSSSEPASIHTEASSTSPPINSPWFRGRGRGNIMRDITFPRIMEEYLQGYREHYAGIDPPVRLQENTVSKLSRVKSFLSFMAHGFNRLSDWLFLRDLKRIRGWSRSLMKSSLQVTTSDFYIKNISHFLKYMADTPCKGSRLSQTDMILIKREVVAILKSLKRKVLIHQMQVKRDKMEGLPSHNDLMTCLTSTTTRIPHLLDVMASNPTTATRTLLYGYMTLHWSCIYGHRPGVYSNMTNAEVRKADTTGTAFGYLVHVSNHKTANAFGEAQLYLTIEEFGWMKRWLEIKGTLTCTQSRTFCTQRGRTRSGSLPTP, from the exons atgctcaagaatacaggtcggatggcggtccgttgtccgatctgcaatagctcctaccgtgccctgagcaagcacctacagaggaaccatggtgtgcgtaacttggatgaaagaaaaattctgctgttgttggccaacggacggaccaacattaggctccatccctgtaccattctgggatgcgagtaccgcggcacaaggctggatcgccacttggccagagaccatgttgagctggcccgggaggaactacatgtggttcaaaatcaaatgaaaatgacagtggccaagaaggagctttatgaactccgaatgacaaaccccaccatagaaatgattaccgcttgggctgttgacacggtggcagacgacgatatactgtcacaacctccacccttgtccccggtgaatgaatgtgacaacccggactgcaaagaatggaggctgcaggctaacgcagtgagggctcagcgggacatatatgctgctgaggtgaaatccctgcgctgcaagttgcagcagaggataaaggacaagcgacagaggatggatcagcgggccggggacatgcccgcgttcgatggggaggaacgagagcgggtcattctgaagaaacgaccccgaccagagtcgacaccaacgaggctgtccaagtcgaaaggtccctcctgcagcaagtctcccattcctgcctgcagcacgtctcccattcccgcctgcagcaagtcccccactggctctcacacccattcatccagctcctcagagcctgcatccatccataccgaggcctcgtcaacctcccctcccataaattccccctggttccggggcaggggccggggaaatataatgcgggacataacattcccacggatcatgg aggagtatctgcaaggataccgggagcattatgcaggtatcgacccaccagtgaggctccaggaaaacacagtctccaaactaagcagagtgaagtcgttcctcagtttcatggcacacggtttcaatcgcctgtctgactggctctttttgagggatctcaagaggatacgcgggtggtcccggagcctgatgaagtcaagccttcaggtcacgacctccgacttctacatcaagaatatatcacactttctcaagtacatggccgacacaccgtgcaaggggagcaggctcagccaaaccgacatgattttaatcaaacgggaagtagttgccatcctgaagtccctgaagagaaaagtacttatccaccagatgcaagtgaagcgtgacaagatggaaggtctgccgagccacaacgacctaatgacatgcttgacttcgaccaccactcgcatccctcatctcctggatgtgatggccagcaatccgactaccgcgacccggacactgctctatgggtatatgactcttcattggagctgcatttatggccaccgtccgggggtctactccaacatgaccaacgccgaggtccgaaaggcggatacaactggcactgccttcggctacctggttcat gtaagtaaccacaagacggccaacgcgttcggggaggcgcagctgtacctcaccatagaagaatttggatggatgaagaggtggctggaaattaagggtacgctgacctgcacccagagccgtactttctgtacacagaggggaagaacccgttcaggaagcttgcctactccctga
- the LOC117465617 gene encoding programmed cell death protein 7-like — translation MDNIYHHASSETPQPPAYNAGYLEAPYTASFNIHPPCSATHQQTQPDRTAPLWPPGPGYDGNPYGYRCEFPPPSPEGGVGFGGPRMPLPYGFNPSIPPPPFGCPPPVHYPNAPVNTYSSREASSFQPFTGTQQYGAFPQTARHDSGQKQQRFEGFSERAARFPTQGKDHDRTSGETTQPEDEAALQRRQDQQWLGRFLKGKERTSRTQRHPSPRSCAPAPGLKAALCAAAQLVSRLELSCETLRNRVEEESVWTDSYLLALNVKKELQDSLEVLSDSEGLASWKSKLCLVAKRRARRLRARSRLQVEEREREQLTTEKEAAIDKWRMQKIHEVEEKKKVHICA, via the coding sequence ATGGACAACATATATCACCACGCTTCATCAGAAACACCGCAGCCTCCTGCCTATAATGCCGGCTATCTGGAAGCACCGTACACCGCCAGCTTTAACATACATCCGCCGTGCAGCGCGACTCATCAACAGACACAGCCGGACCGCACTGCTCCACTGTGGCCACCGGGACCTGGGTATGACGGTAACCCGTACGGCTATAGGTGCGAATTCCCCCCGCCGTCTCCCGAAGGAGGAGTGGGTTTCGGGGGGCCTCGCATGCCTCTTCCTTATGGGTTCAACCCCTCCATCCCCCCGCCTCCTTTCGGTTGTCCACCCCCCGTACACTACCCCAACGCCCCGGTGAACACATACAGCAGCAGGGAAGCCTCAAGCTTTCAACCATTCACCGGTACCCAGCAGTATGGAGCCTTTCCTCAGACTGCCCGGCACGACTCAGGTCAGAAACAGCAGCGGTTTGAGGGTTTCTCTGAGAGGGCAGCTCGGTTTCCTACGCAGGGTAAGGACCATGACAGGACTTCGGGAGAAACAACACAGCCTGAGGATGAAGCAGCCCTCCAGAGAAGGCAGGACCAGCAGTGGCTCGGACGGTTCTtaaaaggaaaagagagaacGTCCAGGACCCAGCGGCACCCTTCACCCCGCAGCTGTGCCCCAGCTCCAGGGCTGAAGGCGGCTCTGTGTGCGGCCGCTCAGCTCGTCTCCCGGCTGGAACTGTCTTGCGAAACCCTGAGGAACCGTGTGGAGGAAGAGAGTGTTTGGACGGACTCGTATTTATTGGCTTTAAATGTGAAGAAAGAGCTACAGGACAGTCTCGAAGTCCTCAGTGACAGTGAGGGTTTAGCTAGCTGGAAATCTAAACTGTGCCTTGTTGCTAAGAGGAGGGCCCGGCGCCTGAGAGCCAGGAGCCGGCTCCaggtggaggagagggagagggagcagCTCACCACTGAGAAGGAGGCGGCCATAGACAAATGGAGGATGCAGAAGATACACGAagtggaggagaagaagaaggtaCACATATGTGCCTGA